A stretch of Mus musculus strain C57BL/6J chromosome 19, GRCm38.p6 C57BL/6J DNA encodes these proteins:
- the Tmem151a gene encoding transmembrane protein 151A, translated as MPEGEGGDCGEVPALVPDGEPLREEQRPLKQSLGGSLCRESHWKCLLLTLLIHACGAVVAWCRLATVPRLVLGPEAALARGAGGPPPTYPASPCSDGYLYIPLAFVSLLYLLYLAECWHCHVRSCQAPRTDANTVLALIHRLQQAPPCVWWKATSYHYVRRTRQITRYRNGDAYTTTQVYHERADSRTARGEFDYSAHGVRDVSKELVGLADHAATRLRFTKCFSFGSAEAEASYLTQRARFFSANEGLDDYLEAREGMHLKDVDFRESLMVFADPRSPPWYARAWVFWLVSAATLSWPLRVVAAYGTAHVHYQVEKLFGASSPPPGAVPSGPPLSRVATVDFTELEWHICSNRQLVPSYSEAVVMGASSGAYLRGCQRCRRSVSSNSLPPARPSGPRLPFSRSRLSLGAGGRTTPGVFRSLSGGPLGRRGEDTEPLESPPCYEDALYFPVLIVHGDSGCRGDGQGAL; from the exons ATGCCGGAGGGCGAAGGTGGAGACTGCGGGGAGGTGCCCGCGCTCGTTCCGGACGGCGAGCCGCTGCGAGAGGAG CAGCGGCCCCTGAAGCAGTCCCTGGGAGGCTCTCTGTGTCGAGAGTCTCACTGGAAGTGCCTGCTCCTTACACTGCTCATCCATGCCTGTGGGGCTGTGGTGGCCTGGTGTCGCTTAGCCACTGTGCCCCGCCTGGTCCTGGGGCCTGAGGCAGCCTTGGCTCGTGGGGCTGGCGGTCCACCGCCCACCTACCCAGCCAGTCCCTGCTCGGATGGCTACCTGTACATCCCATTGGCCTTCGTctccctcctctacctcctctacCTGGCCGAGTGCTGGCACTGTCATGTGCGGTCATGCCAGGCGCCTCGCACCGATGCCAACACAGTGCTTGCCCTGATCCACCGGCTGCAACAGGCTCCGCCCTGTGTCTGGTGGAAGGCCACCAGCTACCACTACGTGCGCCGCACACGCCAGATCACCCGCTACCGCAATGGGGACGCCTATACCACCACACAGGTCTACCATGAGAGGGCGGACAGTCGCACAGCTCGGGGTGAGTTTGACTACAGTGCACATGGTGTCCGTGACGTCTCTAAGGAGCTCGTGGGCCTGGCAGACCACGCAGCCACGCGGCTGCGTTTCACCAAGTGCTTCAGCTTTGGGAGTGCTGAGGCCGAGGCCTCGTACCTCACGCAGAGGGCCCGCTTCTTCAGTGCCAATGAGGGCCTGGACGACTACCTAGAGGCCCGGGAGGGCATGCATCTGAAGGATGTGGACTTCCGTGAGTCCCTCATGGTCTTTGCAGACCCCCGCAGCCCACCCTGGTATGCCCGAGCCTGGGTCTTCTGGCTGGTGTCTGCAGCCACGCTGTCCTGGCCACTGCGAGTGGTGGCAGCCTATGGGACAGCCCATGTGCACTACCAAGTGGAGAAGCTTTTCGGTGCCAGCTCACCGCCCCCAGGGGCTGTGCCCAGCGGACCACCACTCTCTCGCGTGGCCACCGTGGACTTCACAGAGCTTGAGTGGCACATCTGCTCCAACCGGCAGCTGGTGCCCAGCTACTCGGAGGCTGTGGTTATGGGTGCCAGCTCTGGGGCCTACCTGCGAGGCTGCCAACGCTGCCGCCGCTCGGTCAGCAGCAACTCCCTGCCTCCTGCCCGCCCCAGCGGGCCTCGCCTACCCTTCAGTCGCAGCCGCCTCTCGCTAGGTGCTGGGGGCCGAACCACCCCAGGGGTCTTCCGAAGCTTAAGTGGAGGTCCCTTGGGACGCAGAGGGGAGGACACGGAGCCTCTGGAAAGCCCTCCGTGCTATGAGGACGCCCTTTACTTCCCGGTGCTCATTGTCCACGGAGACAGCGGCTGCCGGGGAGATGGGCAGGGTGCACTCTGA
- the Yif1a gene encoding protein YIF1A codes for MAYHSAYGVHGSKHRTRAAPDPPPLFDDTSGGYSSQLGGYPAPGADVAFSVNNLLGDPVANMAMAYGTSIASQGKDIVHKELHRFVSVNKLKYFFAVDTAYVAKKLGLLVFPYTHQNWKMQYSHDVPLPPRKDLNAPDLYIPTMAFITYVLLAGMALGIQQRFSPEVLGLCASTALVWVFMEVLALLLGLYLATVRSELSTFHLLAYSGYKYVGMILSVLTGLLFGSDGYYVALAWTSSALMYFIVRSLRTAASGPDSMGGPAPRQRLQLYLTLGAAAFQPLIIYWLTFHLVR; via the exons ATGGCTTACCATTCGGCATATGGAGTCCACG GTTCCAAGCATAGGACCCGGGCAGCTCCAGACCCTCCTCCACTCTTCGATGATACAAGTGGTGGTTATTCCAGCCAACTGGGCGGATACCCAGCCCCAGGAGCTGATGTAGCCTTCAGTGTCAACAACCTGCTTGGAGACCCAGTGGCCAATATGGCAATGGCCTATGGCACCTCCATAGCATCCCAAGGGAAGGACATAGTGCACAAAGAG CTGCACCGTTTTGTGTCCGTGAACAAACTCAAGTATTTTTTTGCTGTGGACACAGCCTATGTCGCTAAGAAGCTAGGGCTATTGGTCTTCCCATACACACATCAG AACTGGAAAATGCAATACAGCCATGATGTGCCTCTGCCCCCGCGGAAAGATCTCAATGCCCCTGACCTCTATATCCCCA CCATGGCCTTCATCACATACGTGCTGCTGGCTGGAATGGCGCTAGGCATTCAGCAAAG GTTCTCCCCAGAGGTGTTGGGCCTGTGTGCAAGCACAGCACTGGTGTGGGTGTTCATGGAGGTGTTGGCTCTGCTTCTGGGCCTCTACCTGGCCACCGTACGCAGTGAACTGAGTACCTTCCACCTCTTGGCTTACAGCGGTTACAAATATGTGGG GATGATCCTTAGTGTGCTCACGGGGCTGCTCTTCGGCAGTGATGGCTACTACGTGGCCCTGGCCTGGACATCATCTGCGCTTATGTACTTCATT GTACGATCTTTGCGGACTGCAGCTTCAGGCCCTGACAGCATGGGGGGCCCAGCCCCTCGGCAGCGTCTCCAGCTCTACCTGACCCTGGGAGCAGCTGCCTTCCAGCCCCTCATCATATACTGGCTGACCTTCCACCTGGTCCGGTGA
- the Cnih2 gene encoding protein cornichon homolog 2 isoform 2 (isoform 2 is encoded by transcript variant 2): protein MCCAERERLKNIERICCLLRKLVVPEYSIHGLFCLMFLCAAEWVTLGLNIPLLFYHLWRYFHRPADGSEVMYDAVSIMNADILNYCQKESWCKLAFYLLSFFYYLYSMVYTLVSF, encoded by the exons ATGTGCTGTGCTGAG CGCGAGCGTTTGAAAAACATCGAACGCATCTGCTGCCTCCTGAGGAAG CTGGTGGTCCCGGAATATTCCATCCACGGCCTCTTCTGTCTGATGTTTCTGTGTGCAGCAGAGTGGGTGACCCTGGGCCTCAACATCCCCCTCCTCTTCTACCACCTCTGGAG GTACTTCCACCGTCCTGcggatggctctgaggtcatgtatGATGCGGTCTCTATCATGAATGCTGACATCCTCAACTACTGCCAGAAGGAGTCCTGGTGCAAACTCGCCTTCTACCTGCTGTCCTTCTTCTATTACCTGTACAG TATGGTTTATACGTTGGTGAGCTTCTAA
- the Cnih2 gene encoding protein cornichon homolog 2 isoform 1 (isoform 1 is encoded by transcript variant 1) — translation MAFTFAAFCYMLTLVLCASLIFFVIWHIIAFDELRTDFKNPIDQGNPARARERLKNIERICCLLRKLVVPEYSIHGLFCLMFLCAAEWVTLGLNIPLLFYHLWRYFHRPADGSEVMYDAVSIMNADILNYCQKESWCKLAFYLLSFFYYLYSMVYTLVSF, via the exons ATGGCGTTCACCTTCGCAGCATTCTGCTACATGCTCACCCTGGTGCTGTGCGCCTCCCTCATCTTCTTTGTCATCTGGCAC ATCATAGCCTTTGATGAGCTGCGGACTGACTTCAAGAACCCCATCGACCAGGGGAACCCAGCGCGGGCA CGCGAGCGTTTGAAAAACATCGAACGCATCTGCTGCCTCCTGAGGAAG CTGGTGGTCCCGGAATATTCCATCCACGGCCTCTTCTGTCTGATGTTTCTGTGTGCAGCAGAGTGGGTGACCCTGGGCCTCAACATCCCCCTCCTCTTCTACCACCTCTGGAG GTACTTCCACCGTCCTGcggatggctctgaggtcatgtatGATGCGGTCTCTATCATGAATGCTGACATCCTCAACTACTGCCAGAAGGAGTCCTGGTGCAAACTCGCCTTCTACCTGCTGTCCTTCTTCTATTACCTGTACAG TATGGTTTATACGTTGGTGAGCTTCTAA